One Equus asinus isolate D_3611 breed Donkey chromosome 26, EquAss-T2T_v2, whole genome shotgun sequence genomic window carries:
- the NECTIN2 gene encoding nectin-2 isoform X2 — protein sequence MARAAALPPSRSLRTLPLLPLLLLLLRETGAQDVQVRVLPEVRGHLGGTVELPCHLLPPASEVQVSQVTWMRMDAAGISSNVAVFHPLYGPSFPSPKPGKERLSFVTARQSPGAGQGAKMELRDATLALGGLTVEDEGNYTCEFATFPQGTGRGVTWLRAIAQPQNRIEKQEVPLSLEPVPVARCVSTGGRPPARISWLSPLDGEARESQVSGSVPGTVTVTSRFTLVPLGRADGVEVICKVEHESFKEPDLLSVSLSVRYPPEVSISGYDDNWYLGRSEATLSCDVRSNPEPTGYDWSTTSGTLPASAVAQGPQLIIHSVDKLVNTTFICTVTNAVGTGRAEQVVLVRDTPRASTRDVGPVVWGAVGGTLLVLLLLAGGSLAFILLRGRRRRKSPGGGEDGGRGASYDAKTQVFGNGGPVYRTPVAPGPPGPDGKDEEDEEEDEEKEEKAEKDLMLPPPPVLEDDMESQLDGSLISRRAVYV from the exons ATGGCCCGGGCCGCAGCCCTTCCGCCGTCCAGATCGCTGCGGACGCTgccgctgctgccgctgctgctgctgctgctccggGAAACCG gaGCCCAGGATGTGCAGGTGCGCGTGCTGCCCGAGGTGCGGGGCCACCTGGGGGGCACCGTGGAGCTGCCGTGCCACCTGCTGCCACCAGCCTCTGAGGTCCAGGTGTCACAGGTGACGTGGATGCGCATGGATGCTGCTGGGATCAGCTCGAACGTGGCTGTTTTCCACCCTTTGTACGGGCCCAGCTTCCCCAGCCCGAAGCCTGGCAAGGAGCGGTTGTCCTTTGTCACGGCCAGGCAgagccctggggctgggcagggcgCGAAGATGGAGCTGCGAGATGCCACGCTGGCGCTGGGGGGGCTGACTGTGGAGGATGAAGGCAACTACACCTGCGAGTTTGCCACCTTCCCCCAGGGCACCGGCCGTGGAGTGACCTGGCTCAGAGCCATAG cccagccccagaacCGTATTGAGAAGCAGGAGGTCCCGCTCAGCCTGGAGCCTGTGCCCGTAGCCCGCTGTGTCTCCACGGGGGGCCGGCCACCCGCCCGGATCTCCTGGCTTTCGCCCTTGGATGGGGAGGCCAGAGAGAGCCAGGTGTCCGGGTCTGTGCCCGGCACAGTTACCGTCACCAGCCGCTTCACCCTGGTGCCCTTGGGCCGAGCAGACGGTGTCGAGGTCATCTGCAAAGTGGAGCACGAGAGCTTCAAGGAGCCCGATCTGCTGTCTGTGAGCCTCTCCGTGCGCT ACCCCCCTGAAGTCTCCATCTCTGGCTATGATGACAACTGGTACCTCGGCCGTAGTGAGGCCACCCTGAGCTGTGACGTCCGCAGCAACCCAGAGCCCACAGGCTATGACTGGAGCAC AACCTCGGGCACCCTACCAGCCTCAGCCGTAGCCCAGGGCCCCCAGCTGATCATCCACTCGGTGGACAAGCTGGTCAACACCACCTTCATCTGCACGGTCACCAACGCCGTGGGCACAGGCCGCGCAGAGCAGGTGGTCCTCGTTCGAG acACCCCCCGGGCCTCGACCCGAGACGTGGGTCCAGTGGTGTGGGGGGCCGTGGGGGGGActctgctggtgctgctgcttcTGGCTGGGGGGTCCTTGGCCTTCATCCTgctgagggggaggaggaggaggaagagccccGGAGGAGGAGAGGACGGCGGCAGAGGAGCGTCCTACGATGCAAAAACGCAAGTGTTTGGGAACGGAGGCCCCGTCTACAGGACACCAGTGGCCCCTGGTCCCCCAGGGCCAGATGGCAAGgatgaggaggatgaggaggaagacgaggagaaggaggagaaggcagagaaggacCTCATGTTGCCTCCACCCCCGGTGCTCGAGGACGACATGGAGTCCCAGCTGGATGGCTCCCTCATCTCACGGCGGGCCGTATACGTGTGA